GTGGGCAATCCCGTGCTGCTGCTGGCGCTTTGCGCTGCATTCGCTGGTGCACTGCTGGCAAGGTGCAATGCCGAATCGGGCGGGGTGCACTTCGTGGGCGATTCCAGCACCGGCAAAACCACGGCGCTGCAGGCAGCGTGCAGTGTGTGGGGCGGCGAGGGTTACCGCAGAAGCTGGCGGGCCACGGCCAACGGCATGGAGGGCGCAGCCAGCATGTTCAATGACAGCCTGCTGGCGCTGGACGAAATCAGCGAATGCGATCCGCGCGACATTGGCGCCATCGTGTACAGCCTGGGCAACGGGCGCGGCAAGCAGCGGGCCAGCAGGACCGGCACCGTTCGCACCGTGACGCGCTGGCGCTGCTTCATTGTCTCCACCGGGGAAACCACCATCGAAACGTCCATGCAGGAAGGCGGCCAGAGGGTGAAGGCGGGGCAGGCCGTGCGGCTGCTGGATGTTCGTGTGCAGCGCAGGCATGGCGCATGGGATGAGCTGCACGGCTACGCCAGCGGTACCGTCTTCAGCGACAGCATCAAGCGGGCGGCGGCAACGCACTACGGCCACGCTGGGCGGGCTTTCCTGCAGCGATTGACCCGTGAGCAAGGCGAGGACTTCGCCGAGGCGCTGGCGGGCATTCAGGCGCTGCCTGCATTCGCTGTGCGGGGTGACGGGCAGGTGAAACGGGCGGCAGCCCGGTTTGCCATGCTCGCACTGGCCGGAGAGCTTGCTACCAGCTACGGCGTCACCGGCTGGCCGGAAGGGGCGGCGACTGCAGCGGCAGCGGAGATGTTCACCGCCTGGCAGCAGGATCGGGGCGGCAGCAACGCCAACAAGGAGCAAAGCCAGATCAGGCAGGCCGTGGCCGCATTCATCGAGCTGCACGGGGCAAGTCGGTTTCAGAACGAGGACAACCCGCAAGCCGTGGTGCACAACCGGGCAGGCTGGCGCGAGAACACCGGCAGCAGTGTGCGGTACCTGTTCACGGCTTCGGGCATGAAGGAGGCGCTGAAGGGCTTTGACCTGCAACGCTCGTTGGATGTGCTGGTGCAGTGCGGGGCGCTGCCAAAGCCTGGTGCTGACGGCAGGCGCCAGACGCCCAAGCGACTGGATGGCGCCGTGCGCAAGGTGTACGAGATCAATCCCGAGCGATTGGAGGATGACCATGGGAGCGCTTAAAGCACTGATTCAGCGGCTCCACGCACAGGCTGCAACCCCTGTAACCCGCGCTGTAACCCCGGCTGTAACTCCTGTAACCCCACAAAAAACGGCTGGGGTTACAGAAAAGTTCAATGAAATCAACGGTGTAACCCCTGTAACCCGTGTAACCCCGAAATTCGATAAGGGGCAGGGTTCAAACGCAAAACCACCGGCTGCGGCGCCGATTCCAGCCCCTGCAGTGCCTGGTGCAGAAGCGGCGAACGAAGCCGAGCTGTATGACTGGCACGAGCTGGACCGGGCCTATCTGGATCACCACATGCAATGCACCCAATGCAAGACGGCAGGCAGGCGCCGGGGTGAGCGCTGCGCCATTGGTGCAGCACTGTGGCGCGACTATGAGCAAGCAATGCCCACGTGGGCGACGAAAGTATGACGCAATGAGCAACAGGGAAACTTCACCACAGTTTGAAGCGGCCAACGAGCGGGCCAAACGCTTGGTGGAGGTGCACGGCGTGGATGCACCACAGGCACAGGCTGCCATGCGGGAGGCGCTCGATCTTGCGCCCCAATGGGTCAAGGATGAGCTGAAGGCACAGCAGCAGCGGCACGAGCGCTTCCTGGCGGCAGTGGATGAAATGAATGCCGTGATTGCAGAGCATGGCGAGGATTCCCCAGAAGCGGGCATTGCCATCATGCAGGTGCACGAGCATCTGCCGGAGGAACTGCAGCAGGCCATGATGGACAAGATGTGCGAGATGTTCCAGCTACCGGCGGCCACGCACTGCGATGATGACGGCAATCCGCTGTACAGCGTGGCCGAAGTGGGCGAGGCGCTGGGGCTGGATGAGCAGGAAGCAGAGCAGGCATTTGCCGAGATGCTCGCAGCAGCAGCCGACAAGGGGCTCGACATTGGCGGCATGGTGTCAGACGCCGGGCAGGTTCACCGCATCAACTGAAGGGGCAGCAATGAGCATTCAACAACACGCAGCACGCAAGCAGGCCAGCAAGCAGGCCAACGAGTACCGCCAACGCTACGGCGCCAATCACCCGCTGACGCAGGCCATGCAGGGGCATGCCGATAGCCTGGTGTCCGATGGTGAGCTGTACGGCATGGAACCAGAAGATGCGCAGGCAGTCCGGTATGCAAGAGCGCGGGAGGAACTGCAGGCGGCTTTGCAGGAGAAGGGCGCACGCTCGATACAGGCCATGCTTGCAGCTATCGAGTGTGTGGGGTACGCACCAAAGGGACAGCAGGATCAGGTGCAGCAGGAAATGCAGGACCGCTTCGGCTTGCCGCAGCCTGGTGCATGGGCGGCAGATGGTAGGCCCATGTATTCCATGGAGCAAATCGGCGATGTGCTGGGCATGACAGAAAAGCATGTCCGCGCCACCGTGGAGGCATTGGGGCATGAGCGCTGCAATGCCGGGGTGCCTGTGAATTTTCAGCTTGCCAAGGATGCGGAAGTGCACCAACTCAACAGCGATGAGGAAGACGATGATTGATGGATTGATTGCGGGCAAGGTGTACGGCCAGCCACAAAGCAGGACCGACAGCCACGGCAAGCAATACGCGCTGGGCAAGGTCAAGGCAGCAGCCGGTAACGGCGAGGTGCTGTTTGTCTCGTGCATTGTCTTTGGTGACGCTGCACGGCAGTTCCTGGTGCTGGGTGACGGCGACGCCGTGGCGCTGGCTGGCAGCATCAGCCCGAAGGCATGGACGGACAAGGATGGGCAGGCGCGGCCAGCGCTGGATATGCAGGTGCAGCAGGTGCTGACGGCCTACCATGGCAGGAAGAAGCGCCAGCAGATGCAGGACGCAGAAAACCAGCAATTTGACTGATGTTTTCGGAATATCTTTGAGAGGTGCGGCATGGGCGGATACGGCAGCGGCAGGCACGGCGGGCGCAGCACCACATCGGACATGCGCAGTCTGGACGTGCGCCAGATGCAGCGTAATGGCTGGCTGGCGCCTGCTGCAGCAGGTGAAATCTATTGGAGCAGCAACGGGCAGCGGACAGCGACGATCAATTACCGCATGGAGGGCAAGGGCGTGCGGCTGATATACCGATCACGGCGAACCGGCGAGGACTGGAAGGATCATGACTACGTGGTGCCGCTGACCTACACCCCCTGCAACTATGGAGGAAGTCGGGTTTGGTTTCTGTGCCCCTGCTGCGGGCGCAGAGTGGCAAAGCTGTACGGCGGCGCGATCTATGCCTGCAGGCACTGCCACAAGCTGGCGTATCAGTCACAGCGGGAAACCCAAGACGGCAGGGCATTGCGCAAGGCCGACAAGATGCGGGATCGGCTGGGCTGGGTGCCGGGGATTCTCAACGGCGAGGGTGGCAAGCCCAAGGGGATGCACTGGGCGACCTATGGCCGGATGCTCGATCAGTACAGCAAAGCGTGTGAAGTCACCGTTATGGGGATGCACCGCAGGCTGGGATTGATACGGGGAAGGATTCGAGCTGCAGGCTTGCCCGATGAAGACCTGGACTTCCCATGATGGATCGGCAGCACGGCAAGATCACAGTAATGGGGTGTCAGAAGTGACACCCCTTTTGCATGGGCGCCGCAGTAGTGGCGCGACCAAAGTTGCAGGCGTGGTTGCAGGTTGCAACCCAAAAAAAAAGAGCGCCACATGCTGCCACCTGGTGCGCGACATTCGGCTCGACTTTGAGCCGATCACATCCAAACCCCGTGCTGTAACCCCTGTAACCCCATGGCAAAACGCTGGGGTTACAGAAAAAGTCAATGAAATCAACGGTGTAACCCCGTAACCCGTGTAACCCCACAAAAAAGCAATGACGGGATGCATTGCACGCTCTGCATGGTGCAATGTTGCGGCGATCAACACCATGGCTGTAGGGCATCGGCAACGGGCCAAATCGGCAGAAAAGGGGGCAGCAAATCAATTTGACGGTATTTTTGACGGTACTTTTCCGATTGGTAT
The DNA window shown above is from Brachymonas denitrificans and carries:
- a CDS encoding DUF927 domain-containing protein, which produces MTEAITALAEVPADTPIGHLVQIEADGQQDQQQAEPSPIPDQKDRPRYVVLNEAVKGTDGKVTHRAGVWYFGIRERNNGEPELTQVWICAPLYMDAVTHDPQENNFGRLLRFRTTTGKWREWAMPMELLKADGADLRGALLSMGLELDPDKRSSLTRYLLSLVPRKRVRCCLQTGWADATFRAFVLPDTVIGAGAGGVVFQSGEADGNEYTTGGTLDGWREGVAMPAVGNPVLLLALCAAFAGALLARCNAESGGVHFVGDSSTGKTTALQAACSVWGGEGYRRSWRATANGMEGAASMFNDSLLALDEISECDPRDIGAIVYSLGNGRGKQRASRTGTVRTVTRWRCFIVSTGETTIETSMQEGGQRVKAGQAVRLLDVRVQRRHGAWDELHGYASGTVFSDSIKRAAATHYGHAGRAFLQRLTREQGEDFAEALAGIQALPAFAVRGDGQVKRAAARFAMLALAGELATSYGVTGWPEGAATAAAAEMFTAWQQDRGGSNANKEQSQIRQAVAAFIELHGASRFQNEDNPQAVVHNRAGWRENTGSSVRYLFTASGMKEALKGFDLQRSLDVLVQCGALPKPGADGRRQTPKRLDGAVRKVYEINPERLEDDHGSA
- a CDS encoding single-stranded DNA-binding protein, with product MIDGLIAGKVYGQPQSRTDSHGKQYALGKVKAAAGNGEVLFVSCIVFGDAARQFLVLGDGDAVALAGSISPKAWTDKDGQARPALDMQVQQVLTAYHGRKKRQQMQDAENQQFD